The following are encoded together in the Streptomyces flavofungini genome:
- a CDS encoding acyl-CoA carboxylase subunit beta, whose protein sequence is MTVLASALDPASPEYADHRAAMLAKLAELDAEQAKALDGGGEKYVKRHRDRGKLLARERIELLLDPDTPFLELSPLAAWGSEYPVGASMVTGIGVVEGVECLITANDPTVRGGASNPWTLKKAFRAHEIGHANRLPSIHLVESGGADLPSQKEIFIPGGALFKHLTRSSAAGIPTIAVVFGNSTAGGAYVPGMCDHVIMVKERAKVFLGGPPLVKMATGEESDDESLGGAEMHARTSGLADHLAEDEHDALRQTRRVVARLNWRKAHPGPAAPAQPPKYDADELLGIVPGDLRTPFDPREVIARVVDGSDFDEFKPLYGASLVTGWASLHGYPVGILANAQGVLFSAESQKAAQFIQLANQRDIPLLFLHNTTGYMVGKEYEQGGIIKHGAMMINAVSNSKVPHLSVLMGASYGAGHYGMCGRAYDPRFLFAWPSAKSAVMGPQQLAGVLSIVARQSAAKGKPYDDDADAALRAMVEQQIESESLPMFLSGRLYDDGVIDPRDTRTVLGICLSALHTAPVEGARGGFGVFRM, encoded by the coding sequence GTGACCGTGCTCGCGTCCGCGCTCGACCCGGCGAGCCCCGAATACGCCGACCACCGCGCCGCCATGCTCGCCAAGCTGGCCGAACTCGACGCCGAGCAGGCCAAGGCGCTCGACGGGGGCGGCGAGAAGTACGTCAAGCGCCACCGCGACCGGGGCAAGCTGCTCGCGCGGGAGCGCATCGAGCTGCTGCTCGACCCGGACACGCCGTTCCTGGAGCTGTCGCCGCTCGCGGCCTGGGGCAGCGAGTACCCGGTCGGGGCCTCCATGGTGACCGGCATCGGCGTCGTCGAGGGCGTGGAGTGCCTGATCACCGCCAACGACCCGACGGTACGCGGCGGAGCCAGCAACCCCTGGACGCTGAAGAAGGCGTTCCGCGCGCACGAGATCGGGCACGCCAACCGGCTGCCGTCCATCCACCTGGTGGAGTCGGGGGGCGCCGACCTGCCCTCCCAGAAGGAGATCTTCATCCCGGGCGGTGCCCTGTTCAAACACCTCACGCGGTCCTCGGCGGCGGGGATCCCCACCATCGCCGTGGTCTTCGGCAACTCCACGGCGGGCGGCGCCTACGTCCCCGGCATGTGCGACCACGTGATCATGGTCAAGGAGCGCGCGAAGGTGTTCCTCGGCGGGCCGCCGCTGGTGAAGATGGCGACCGGCGAGGAGAGCGACGACGAGTCGCTCGGCGGCGCCGAGATGCACGCCCGCACCTCCGGCCTCGCCGACCACCTCGCCGAGGACGAGCACGACGCGCTCCGCCAGACCCGCCGCGTCGTCGCCCGCCTCAACTGGCGCAAGGCGCACCCCGGCCCGGCCGCCCCCGCCCAGCCGCCCAAGTACGACGCCGACGAACTCCTCGGCATCGTCCCCGGCGATCTGCGCACCCCCTTCGACCCGCGCGAGGTCATCGCGCGCGTCGTCGACGGCTCCGACTTCGACGAGTTCAAGCCGCTGTACGGGGCGAGCCTGGTGACGGGCTGGGCGAGCCTGCACGGCTACCCGGTCGGCATCCTCGCCAACGCGCAGGGCGTGCTGTTCTCCGCGGAGTCGCAGAAGGCCGCCCAGTTCATCCAACTCGCCAACCAGCGCGACATCCCGCTGCTCTTCCTGCACAACACCACCGGCTACATGGTCGGCAAGGAGTACGAGCAGGGCGGCATCATCAAGCACGGCGCCATGATGATCAACGCGGTGTCGAACTCGAAGGTCCCGCACCTGTCCGTCCTCATGGGCGCCTCCTACGGCGCCGGGCACTACGGCATGTGCGGCCGCGCCTACGACCCCCGCTTCCTGTTCGCCTGGCCGAGCGCCAAGTCCGCCGTCATGGGCCCGCAGCAGCTCGCGGGCGTCCTGTCGATCGTGGCGCGGCAGTCGGCGGCGAAGGGCAAGCCGTACGACGACGACGCGGACGCGGCGCTGCGGGCGATGGTGGAGCAGCAGATCGAGTCCGAGTCGCTGCCAATGTTCCTCTCGGGGCGGCTCTACGACGACGGCGTGATCGACCCGCGCGACACCCGCACCGTCCTCGGCATCTGTCTGTCCGCGCTGCACACGGCCCCGGTCGAGGGCGCGCGCGGCGGCTTCGGCGTCTTCAGGATGTGA
- a CDS encoding TIGR03084 family metal-binding protein, with amino-acid sequence MSDVSAVLDDLRAESDELDHLVGDLGEASWALDTPAVGWTIAHQIAHLAWTDRAALLAVTDADAFAAHAAVALKSPDTFVDDGAREGAAVPPGELLARWRDGRDALQRALREAPAGARFPWYGPPMSAASVATARIMETWAHGQDVADTLGVRRAPTDRLRHVARIGVRARDYAYAVRGLTPPAEEFRVELRAPGGDVWTYGPEGAAQRVTGPALDFCLLATRRAHRDDLALTAEGPDAEHWLTIAQAFAGPPGEGRASVKGAGEGGA; translated from the coding sequence GTGTCCGACGTCAGTGCCGTGCTCGACGATCTGCGCGCCGAGAGCGACGAACTCGACCACCTGGTCGGGGACTTGGGAGAGGCGAGCTGGGCGCTCGACACCCCCGCGGTCGGCTGGACCATCGCCCACCAGATCGCGCACCTCGCCTGGACCGACCGGGCCGCACTGCTCGCGGTGACCGACGCCGACGCCTTCGCCGCGCACGCGGCCGTCGCGCTGAAGTCGCCGGACACCTTCGTCGACGACGGCGCCCGGGAAGGGGCCGCGGTGCCCCCGGGCGAGCTGCTCGCGCGGTGGCGGGACGGGCGGGACGCGTTGCAGCGCGCGCTGCGGGAGGCGCCCGCGGGGGCCCGCTTCCCCTGGTACGGGCCGCCCATGTCCGCCGCGTCCGTCGCGACCGCGCGGATCATGGAGACCTGGGCCCACGGCCAGGACGTCGCCGACACCCTCGGCGTCCGGCGCGCCCCCACCGACCGCCTCCGGCACGTCGCCCGCATCGGCGTCCGGGCCCGCGACTACGCGTACGCGGTACGCGGACTCACCCCGCCCGCCGAGGAGTTCCGCGTCGAACTCCGGGCGCCCGGCGGCGACGTGTGGACGTACGGGCCGGAAGGCGCGGCCCAGCGCGTCACCGGCCCCGCCCTCGACTTCTGCCTCCTCGCCACCCGCCGCGCCCACCGCGACGACCTGGCACTGACGGCGGAGGGCCCCGACGCCGAGCACTGGCTCACCATCGCCCAGGCGTTCGCGGGGCCGCCGGGGGAAGGCCGGGCGAGCGTGAAGGGCGCAGGGGAGGGCGGGGCGTGA
- a CDS encoding acyclic terpene utilization AtuA family protein, whose amino-acid sequence MRIGNASGFYGDRHSAVREMLTGGPLDVLTGDYLAELTMLILGRDRLKDPDRGYAKTFLKQMEECLGEALDRGVRVVANAGGLNPAGLAEQLRELAERLGLDVRVAHVEGDDLGARFRDALTAHAYLGGFGITEALRAGADVVVTGRVTDAALVTGPAAAHFGWGPGDHDRLAGAVVAGHVLECGTQATGGNYAFFGELDPKALLRPGFPLAEVHADGSCVITKHDGTGGVVDVGTVTAQLLYETSGARYAGPDVTARLDTVRLAQAGPDRVRVEGVRGEAPPPTLKVGLTRLGGHRNEVVFVLTGLDVDAKAALVRAQIEDAFSHSKSRPAEVRWELARTDRPDADTEETASALLRLVVRDRDADVVGRALSGAAIELALGSYPGFHVTAPPGKGTPYGVFEAVYVDAASVRQVAVTPDGLRVDVPAASATAGGTRELADVEPPELPEPLAYDRTRRLPLGTVAGARSGDKGGDANVGVWVRTDDAWRWLAHHLTVERFQGLVPESRELKVTRHVFPNLRALNFHVEGILGEGVASQARFDPQAKGLGEWLRARHLDIPEVLL is encoded by the coding sequence CTGCGTATCGGCAACGCCTCCGGCTTCTACGGCGACCGCCACTCCGCCGTGCGGGAGATGCTCACCGGCGGCCCCCTGGACGTCCTCACCGGTGACTACCTCGCCGAGCTGACCATGCTCATCCTCGGCCGCGACCGGCTCAAGGACCCGGACCGGGGGTACGCGAAGACGTTCCTGAAGCAGATGGAGGAGTGCCTGGGGGAGGCCCTCGACCGGGGCGTACGGGTCGTCGCCAACGCGGGCGGACTCAACCCGGCGGGCCTCGCCGAGCAGCTGCGGGAGCTGGCGGAGCGCCTCGGCCTGGACGTGCGCGTCGCCCACGTGGAGGGCGACGACCTCGGCGCCCGCTTCCGCGACGCCCTCACCGCCCACGCCTACCTCGGCGGCTTCGGCATCACGGAGGCGCTGCGCGCGGGCGCCGACGTCGTCGTCACCGGCCGCGTCACCGACGCCGCCCTCGTCACCGGACCCGCCGCCGCCCACTTCGGCTGGGGCCCCGGCGACCACGACCGGCTCGCGGGCGCCGTCGTCGCCGGTCACGTCCTGGAGTGCGGCACCCAGGCCACCGGCGGCAACTACGCGTTCTTCGGCGAGCTCGACCCCAAGGCCCTGCTCCGCCCCGGCTTCCCGCTCGCCGAGGTGCACGCCGACGGCTCCTGCGTCATCACCAAGCACGACGGGACGGGCGGTGTCGTCGACGTCGGCACGGTCACCGCGCAGCTCCTGTACGAGACGTCCGGCGCCCGCTATGCCGGGCCCGACGTCACCGCCCGCCTCGACACCGTCCGCCTCGCCCAGGCCGGGCCGGACCGCGTCCGCGTCGAGGGCGTGCGGGGCGAGGCGCCGCCGCCCACCCTCAAGGTCGGTCTCACCCGCCTCGGCGGGCACCGCAACGAGGTCGTGTTCGTCCTCACCGGCCTCGACGTCGACGCGAAGGCCGCCCTCGTCCGCGCCCAGATCGAGGACGCGTTCAGCCACTCCAAGTCCCGCCCCGCCGAGGTGCGGTGGGAGCTGGCCCGCACCGACCGCCCGGACGCCGACACCGAGGAGACCGCGAGCGCCCTGCTGCGGCTCGTCGTGCGCGACCGGGACGCGGACGTGGTGGGCCGCGCCCTCAGCGGCGCCGCGATCGAGCTGGCCCTCGGCAGCTACCCCGGCTTCCACGTCACCGCCCCGCCCGGCAAGGGAACTCCATACGGCGTGTTCGAGGCGGTGTACGTCGACGCCGCCTCCGTACGGCAGGTGGCGGTGACGCCGGACGGGCTGCGGGTGGACGTCCCTGCGGCCTCGGCCACGGCGGGCGGCACGCGGGAGTTGGCCGACGTGGAGCCGCCTGAGCTGCCCGAGCCGCTGGCGTACGACCGGACCCGGCGCCTGCCGCTCGGGACCGTCGCCGGTGCCCGCAGCGGGGACAAGGGCGGGGACGCCAACGTCGGCGTGTGGGTGCGTACCGACGACGCCTGGCGGTGGCTCGCCCATCACCTGACCGTCGAAAGGTTCCAGGGTCTGGTCCCGGAGAGCCGCGAGCTGAAGGTGACCCGGCACGTGTTCCCCAACCTCCGCGCCCTCAACTTCCACGTCGAGGGGATCCTCGGCGAGGGAGTCGCCTCACAGGCCCGCTTCGACCCGCAGGCCAAGGGCCTCGGCGAGTGGCTGCGCGCCCGCCACCTCGACATCCCGGAGGTACTGCTGTGA
- a CDS encoding EamA family transporter, which translates to MAAAEAPVTVGQPEVAGAADAAAGGGGGRRAALGPVGLVLAGCVSVQFGGAIAVSLMPRAGALGVVTLRLFFAALVLLVICRPRLRGHSRSDWGTVVAFGATLAAMNGLFYQAVDRIPLGPAVTLEVLGPLALSVIASRRLVNLVWAGLALCGVFLLGGGGFGELDPVGVAFALAAGAMWAAYIVFSARTGRRFPQADGLALAMAVAAVLVLPLGIVESGSKLTVPSTLGLAAAVAVMSSVLPYTLELLALRRLPASTFAVMMSLEPAIAALAGFLILSQSLTLVESLAIGLVIAASMGAVRTQVGRGKAKVPSAERAGAGQSAPASE; encoded by the coding sequence ATGGCTGCCGCCGAGGCGCCGGTCACGGTCGGACAGCCCGAGGTGGCGGGCGCGGCCGACGCCGCGGCCGGGGGTGGGGGCGGCCGACGCGCCGCCCTCGGTCCCGTCGGCCTGGTTCTCGCGGGCTGTGTCTCCGTCCAGTTCGGCGGGGCCATCGCCGTCAGCCTCATGCCGCGTGCCGGGGCGCTCGGCGTCGTCACGCTGCGGCTCTTCTTCGCCGCGCTCGTGCTGCTCGTCATCTGCCGCCCCCGCCTGCGCGGGCACTCCCGCTCCGACTGGGGCACTGTCGTCGCCTTCGGCGCCACGCTGGCCGCGATGAACGGCCTCTTCTATCAGGCCGTGGACCGCATCCCGCTGGGCCCGGCCGTGACCCTCGAAGTCCTCGGCCCGCTCGCCCTGTCCGTCATCGCCTCGCGCCGCCTGGTGAACCTCGTCTGGGCGGGGCTCGCCCTGTGCGGCGTCTTCCTGCTCGGTGGCGGCGGCTTCGGCGAACTCGACCCGGTCGGCGTGGCGTTCGCGCTCGCCGCGGGGGCGATGTGGGCGGCGTACATCGTGTTCAGCGCGCGGACGGGGCGGCGCTTCCCGCAGGCGGACGGCCTCGCCCTCGCGATGGCCGTGGCGGCGGTCCTCGTGCTGCCCCTCGGCATCGTCGAGTCCGGCTCGAAGCTGACGGTCCCCAGCACCCTGGGCCTCGCGGCGGCCGTCGCCGTCATGTCCTCCGTGCTGCCCTACACCCTCGAACTCCTCGCCCTGCGCCGCCTGCCCGCGTCCACGTTCGCCGTGATGATGAGCCTGGAACCGGCCATCGCAGCCCTCGCGGGCTTCCTGATCCTCAGCCAGTCCCTCACCCTCGTCGAATCCCTCGCGATCGGCCTCGTCATCGCGGCAAGCATGGGCGCGGTGCGGACGCAGGTCGGGCGGGGGAAGGCGAAGGTGCCGTCGGCCGAGAGGGCGGGGGCGGGCCAGTCGGCGCCCGCTTCCGAGTAG
- a CDS encoding acetyl/propionyl/methylcrotonyl-CoA carboxylase subunit alpha, translating into MISKLLVANRGEIACRVFRTCRELGIATVAVHSDADADALHVREADEAVRLPGAAPAETYLRGELIVKAAQATGADAIHPGYGFLSENASFARAVADAGLRWIGPPPDAIEAMASKTRAKELMGIAPPPVDAITAADLPVLVKAAAGGGGRGMRVVRELDALKGELEAARAEAASAFGDGEVFVEPYVEGGRHVEVQVMADGHGTVWALGTRDCTLQRRHQKVVEEAPAPGLCDEQVRELHDLAVRAARATDYRGAGTVEFLLAADGTAHFLEMNTRLQVEHPVTEALFGLDLVALQIRIAEGEPLPDAEPPPAHGHAVEARLYAEDPAAGWAPQTGTLHRVAVPDGVRLDSGYADGDTVGVHYDAMLAKVVAHAPTRAEALRKLAGALERTEIHGPVTNRDLLVRSLRHPEFAAARMDTSFYDRHVPELTAPGAGPDVRHAPLAAALADACGRSRFGGWRNLRSQPQVKRYRTVADGVEHEVRYTHTRGGPVADGVRVVRAAPDAVVLEVDGVRREFAVTSYGDGRVYVGNVALDAVSLLPEPTARQEPGSLLAPMPGTVLRVAEGLAQGARVEAGQPVVWLEAMKMEHRVVAPAAGVLAALHAVPGRQVEVGALLAVVQEDA; encoded by the coding sequence ATGATTTCCAAGCTGTTGGTCGCCAACCGCGGCGAGATCGCCTGCCGCGTCTTCCGTACGTGCCGTGAGCTCGGCATCGCCACGGTCGCCGTGCACTCCGACGCCGACGCGGACGCGCTGCACGTGCGCGAGGCGGACGAGGCGGTACGCCTGCCGGGGGCGGCGCCCGCCGAGACGTATCTGCGCGGCGAGCTGATCGTGAAGGCCGCGCAGGCGACGGGCGCGGACGCGATCCACCCGGGCTACGGCTTCCTGTCGGAGAACGCCTCCTTCGCGCGGGCCGTCGCCGACGCGGGCCTGCGGTGGATCGGGCCGCCGCCGGACGCCATCGAGGCGATGGCGTCCAAGACCCGCGCGAAGGAGCTGATGGGGATCGCGCCGCCGCCCGTGGACGCGATCACGGCGGCCGACCTTCCGGTGCTCGTGAAGGCGGCCGCGGGAGGCGGCGGGCGCGGCATGCGGGTCGTACGGGAACTCGACGCCCTCAAGGGGGAGTTGGAGGCCGCGCGGGCCGAGGCGGCGAGCGCCTTCGGGGACGGCGAGGTGTTCGTCGAGCCGTACGTCGAGGGCGGGCGGCACGTCGAGGTGCAGGTCATGGCCGACGGGCACGGGACGGTGTGGGCGCTCGGGACGCGCGACTGCACGCTCCAGCGCCGCCACCAGAAGGTCGTCGAGGAGGCCCCGGCGCCGGGGCTCTGCGACGAGCAGGTCCGTGAGCTGCACGACCTGGCGGTCCGGGCCGCCCGCGCCACCGACTACCGGGGCGCGGGCACCGTCGAGTTCCTGCTCGCCGCCGACGGCACCGCGCACTTCCTGGAGATGAACACCCGCCTCCAGGTCGAACACCCGGTGACGGAGGCCCTGTTCGGGCTCGACCTCGTCGCCCTCCAGATCCGGATCGCCGAGGGCGAACCGCTGCCGGACGCCGAACCGCCGCCCGCGCACGGCCACGCCGTCGAGGCCCGCCTGTACGCGGAGGACCCGGCGGCCGGATGGGCCCCGCAGACCGGCACCCTGCACCGCGTCGCCGTGCCGGACGGGGTGCGCCTCGACTCCGGCTACGCGGACGGCGACACCGTCGGCGTGCACTACGACGCGATGCTGGCGAAGGTCGTCGCCCACGCCCCGACCCGTGCGGAGGCCCTGCGCAAGCTGGCCGGGGCCCTGGAGCGCACCGAGATCCACGGCCCGGTCACCAACCGGGACCTCCTCGTGCGCTCCCTGCGGCACCCGGAGTTCGCGGCGGCCCGCATGGACACCTCGTTCTACGACCGGCACGTGCCCGAGCTGACGGCCCCCGGCGCGGGCCCGGACGTCCGGCACGCGCCGCTCGCCGCCGCCCTCGCCGACGCCTGCGGACGCTCCCGCTTCGGCGGCTGGCGCAACCTGCGCTCCCAGCCCCAGGTCAAGCGGTACCGGACCGTGGCGGACGGCGTCGAGCACGAGGTCAGGTACACGCACACGCGCGGCGGTCCGGTCGCCGACGGCGTGCGGGTGGTGCGGGCCGCGCCCGACGCGGTGGTCCTCGAAGTGGACGGCGTACGGCGGGAGTTCGCCGTGACGTCGTACGGGGACGGGCGCGTGTACGTCGGGAACGTGGCCCTCGACGCCGTGTCGCTCCTGCCCGAGCCCACCGCGCGGCAGGAGCCGGGCTCGCTGCTCGCGCCGATGCCGGGCACGGTCCTGCGGGTCGCGGAGGGCCTGGCCCAGGGCGCGCGGGTCGAGGCGGGGCAGCCGGTGGTGTGGCTGGAGGCGATGAAGATGGAGCACCGCGTGGTGGCCCCGGCCGCGGGCGTGCTCGCCGCGCTGCACGCCGTCCCCGGCCGGCAGGTCGAGGTGG